The following proteins are co-located in the Colius striatus isolate bColStr4 chromosome 6, bColStr4.1.hap1, whole genome shotgun sequence genome:
- the AKAP5 gene encoding A-kinase anchor protein 5, translating to MVKAAKEIQMENPREAEAPSTGATCSPPEEQTEKPSMLCFKKRKKHCKKGLTVKDACEGASEEKSQGVSTDHGEAKASNQPQSSKGAWAAIRNLTRPRRRQKSSSRKKASSDCQVQLEVDTEEGCAQGLPKKRPSSGVKMPCVRFSRGKKKPSPSEAVEESEGSVQANEVMGVLSKATEELEDLAPTDKSESFSPVAVEDDQGTAKESDGSVGKSEPLTEPTPAAEEHPESTTQPEITDSEEVNETAQEKLQEGSLPQTPVHEESREVAPETPLPEDQPDSTPETTELQEIPNTCRELPEGDKSQKSVNPPEEHKAEETVMDFVQVKGDAVSVQGCSSHQVTLEANASVGIVITVTEAEDSDNTDSDQAYEPSPVLHRSKQKGNKKSSGSFDVGKKEGPEAGGGPQAEEKGLGDQGHRTGEQYELLLIETASSLVKAAIQSSIEQLVNEMALEQNKHNSFL from the coding sequence ATGGTGAAGGCAGCTAAGGAAATCCAAATGGAGAACCCAAGAGAGGCAGAggctcccagcacaggggcGACTTGCTCCCCACCAGAGGAGCAGACAGAAAAACCTTCCATGCTCTGCTTTAAGAAGCGGAAGAAGCACTGTAAGAAGGGGCTGACAGTGAAGGATGCGTGTGAAGGAGCCTCGGAGGAGAAAAGCCAAGGTGTCAGCACTGACCACGGGGAGGCAAAAGCTTCTAACCAGCCACAATCCTCCAAAGGAGCCTGGGCAGCCATCAGAAACCTCACGAGGCCTCGGAGAAGGCAGAAATCCTCCTCGCGGAAGAAGGCGTCTTCCGATTGCCAAGTGCAGCTGGAGGTGGATACTGAGGAGGGCTGTGCCCAAGGCCTGCCAAAGAAACGGCCGAGCTCTGGGGTGAAGATGCCCTGTGTACGGTTCTCGAGAGGCAAGAAAAAACCCAGCCCCTCCGAAGCAGTGGAGGAGTCGGAGGGCAGCGTTCAAGCAAACGAGGTGATGGGTGTTTTGAGTAAAGCTACTGAAGAGCTGGAGGATTTGGCCCCGACGGACAAGTCCGAATCCTTCAGCCCCGTGGCTGTGGAGGATGACCAGGGTACAGCAAAGGAAAGTGACGGCTCTGTTGGGAAGAGTGAGCCCTTGACAGAGCCCACACCTGCTGCAGAGGAACATCCAGAGAGCACCACTCAGCCAGAGATAACCGATTCCGAGGAGGTTAATGAAACAGCCcaggagaagctgcaggaggggaGCCTGCCCCAAACCCCAGTCCATGAGGAAAGCAGGGAAGTTGCTCCCGAAACACCCCTTCCCGAGGATCAACCCGACAGCACCCCTGAAACCACTGAGCTGCAGGAAATCCCTAATACCTGCCGAGAGCTGCCCGAAGGCGATAAGTCACAAAAGAGCGTAAATCCTCCCGAGGAGCACAAAGCCGAAGAGACTGTGATGGACTTCGTTCAGGTTAAAGGCGATGCAGTGAGcgtgcagggctgctccagCCATCAGGTGACATTAGAAGCGAACGCAAGCGTCGGCATCGTCATCACTGTCACCGAGGCCGAGGACTCTGACAACACCGACTCTGACCAGGCCTACGAGCCGTCCCCGGTTTTGCACCGGAGTAAGCAGAAAGGGAACAAAAAATCAAGCGGGAGCTTTGACGTTGGTAAAAAAGAAGGCCCCGAGGCTGGTGGCGGACCCCAGGCAGAGGAGAAAGGCCTGGGTGACCAGGGGCACAGGACTGGAGAGCAGTACGAATTGCTCCTCATAGAAACCGCCTCTTCCCTCGTGAAGGCGGCCATTCAGTCGTCCATAGAGCAGCTGGTCAACGAAATGGCCCTGGAACAGAATAAACACAACAGTTTTCTGTGA
- the ZBTB25 gene encoding zinc finger and BTB domain-containing protein 25 isoform X2, with protein sequence MYTGKGPKQTVSQSRLEEGIRFLHADHLSHIAIEMNQVFSPEPIQSSNLYGIQISTTHKPAKEHLGAKEGLSKAGSRSAPQGDHPQLQLSLAIGLDDPSAQPAAHAKPAEERPKLSVSIKQERCDSEPAVSQSCSPPSPEAASPSFTKGSLKVHLCHYCGERFDSRGGLRQHLHTHVSGSLPFGVPASILESSDLGQVQPLAEDRGAADGHRFGAFLLKEDEHQLEHLSCGDLEPLQIGQLSLISKDHEPMELNCNFSFSRKRKVSCTVCGRAFFRKSQLLEHMYTHRGKQHKYSRCQRLESPTTPRFHPYCDSESVGKSSSLSQDHLDECILESDLIQESIDTILVE encoded by the coding sequence ATGTACACTGGGAAAGGGCCAAAGCAGACTGTCAGCCAGAGCCGGCTGGAGGAGGGCATCCGCTTTCTCCATGCAGACCACCTCTCCCACATTGCCATCGAGATGAACCAAGTGTTCTCCCCAGAGCCCATCCAGTCTTCGAACTTGTACGGCATCCAGATCTCGACCACGCACAAGCCGGCCAAGGAGCACCTGGGAGCCAAGGAGGGGCTGTCCAAGGCAGGCAGCAGGTCGGCTCCCCAGGGCGACCACCcgcagctgcagctctccctggcCATCGGCCTAGACGATCCCTCCGCTCAGCCCGCTGCTCACGCCAAGCCGGCCGAGGAGCGGCCCAAGCTCTCCGTCTCCATAAAGCAGGAGCGGTGTGACTCGGAGCCTGCCgtgtcccagagctgcagccctccatCTCCAGAGGCAGCCAGCCCCAGCTTCACTAAGGGCAGCCTCAAGGTGCACCTGTGTCACTACTGCGGGGAGCGGTTTGACTCCCGGGGAGGGCTGCGGCAGCACTTGCACACCCATGTGTCGGGCTCGCTGCCCTTCGGCGTGCCGGCCTCCATCCTGGAGAGCAGCGACCTGGGGCAGGTGCAGCCTCTGGCCGAGGACAGGGGGGCTGCGGATGGCCACCGCTTTGGAGCCTTCCTCCTCAAGGAGGACGAGCATCAGCTGGAGCACCTGAGCTGCGGCGACCTGGAGCCTCTGCAGATCGGCCAGCTCTCCCTCATCTCCAAGGACCACGAACCGATGGAGCTGAACTGTAACTTTTCTTTCTcgagaaagagaaaagtcagtTGCACCGTCTGCGGCCGCGCATTCTTCCGCAAGAGCCAGCTGCTGGAACACATGTACACTCACAGGGGCAAACAGCACAAGTACAGCCGCTGCCAGCGGCTCGAGAGCCCCACCACCCCCAGGTTCCATCCTTACTGTGACAGCGAGAGCGTGGGGAAGAGCTCCAGCTTGTCCCAAGACCACTTAGATGAATGTATACTGGAGTCAGATCTCATCCAAGAGAGCATTGATACTATCCTGGTAGAGTAG
- the ZBTB25 gene encoding zinc finger and BTB domain-containing protein 25 isoform X1 — MDTTGHSVLLLQQLNMQREFGFLCDCTVAIGDVYFKAHRAVLAAFSNYFKMIFIHQTSECIKIQPADIQPDIFSYLLHIMYTGKGPKQTVSQSRLEEGIRFLHADHLSHIAIEMNQVFSPEPIQSSNLYGIQISTTHKPAKEHLGAKEGLSKAGSRSAPQGDHPQLQLSLAIGLDDPSAQPAAHAKPAEERPKLSVSIKQERCDSEPAVSQSCSPPSPEAASPSFTKGSLKVHLCHYCGERFDSRGGLRQHLHTHVSGSLPFGVPASILESSDLGQVQPLAEDRGAADGHRFGAFLLKEDEHQLEHLSCGDLEPLQIGQLSLISKDHEPMELNCNFSFSRKRKVSCTVCGRAFFRKSQLLEHMYTHRGKQHKYSRCQRLESPTTPRFHPYCDSESVGKSSSLSQDHLDECILESDLIQESIDTILVE; from the exons ATGGATACCACCGGCCACAGcgtcctcctgctccagcagctgaacatgcaGCGGGAGTTTGGCTTTCTGTGCGACTGCACAGTTGCCATTGGAGATGTTTACTTCAAAGCCCACAGAGCGGTGCTCGCCGCGTTTTCAAACTATTTTAAGATGATATTTATCCATCAGACGAG CGAGTGCATAAAGATTCAGCCTGCAGACATCCAGCCTGACATATTTAGTTACTTGTTGCATATCATGTACACTGGGAAAGGGCCAAAGCAGACTGTCAGCCAGAGCCGGCTGGAGGAGGGCATCCGCTTTCTCCATGCAGACCACCTCTCCCACATTGCCATCGAGATGAACCAAGTGTTCTCCCCAGAGCCCATCCAGTCTTCGAACTTGTACGGCATCCAGATCTCGACCACGCACAAGCCGGCCAAGGAGCACCTGGGAGCCAAGGAGGGGCTGTCCAAGGCAGGCAGCAGGTCGGCTCCCCAGGGCGACCACCcgcagctgcagctctccctggcCATCGGCCTAGACGATCCCTCCGCTCAGCCCGCTGCTCACGCCAAGCCGGCCGAGGAGCGGCCCAAGCTCTCCGTCTCCATAAAGCAGGAGCGGTGTGACTCGGAGCCTGCCgtgtcccagagctgcagccctccatCTCCAGAGGCAGCCAGCCCCAGCTTCACTAAGGGCAGCCTCAAGGTGCACCTGTGTCACTACTGCGGGGAGCGGTTTGACTCCCGGGGAGGGCTGCGGCAGCACTTGCACACCCATGTGTCGGGCTCGCTGCCCTTCGGCGTGCCGGCCTCCATCCTGGAGAGCAGCGACCTGGGGCAGGTGCAGCCTCTGGCCGAGGACAGGGGGGCTGCGGATGGCCACCGCTTTGGAGCCTTCCTCCTCAAGGAGGACGAGCATCAGCTGGAGCACCTGAGCTGCGGCGACCTGGAGCCTCTGCAGATCGGCCAGCTCTCCCTCATCTCCAAGGACCACGAACCGATGGAGCTGAACTGTAACTTTTCTTTCTcgagaaagagaaaagtcagtTGCACCGTCTGCGGCCGCGCATTCTTCCGCAAGAGCCAGCTGCTGGAACACATGTACACTCACAGGGGCAAACAGCACAAGTACAGCCGCTGCCAGCGGCTCGAGAGCCCCACCACCCCCAGGTTCCATCCTTACTGTGACAGCGAGAGCGTGGGGAAGAGCTCCAGCTTGTCCCAAGACCACTTAGATGAATGTATACTGGAGTCAGATCTCATCCAAGAGAGCATTGATACTATCCTGGTAGAGTAG